Proteins found in one Cellulomonas palmilytica genomic segment:
- the rocD gene encoding ornithine--oxo-acid transaminase has translation MTATTTSVSRLARNYAPLPVTLVSGEGAWVTDDEGHRYLDLLAGYSALNFGHRHPALVAAAHAQLDRLTLTSRAFDHDLLPRFADALAALVGPLLAPGPLGGDPLVLPMNTGAEAVETAVKAARKWGYETRGIAPDRATIVVAAGNFHGRTTTIVSFSDDPDARTGFGPFTPGFRTVPFGDAAALRDALDETVVAVLLEPVQGEHGVVVPPDGYLPAVRAACDEAGVLLVADEIQSGLGRTGRTLACETWGVRPDLVTLGKALGGGILPVSAVVGRSDVLGVLTPGTHGSTFGGNPLACAVALAVIDLLTPGDVQAAASARGLELGAALDAMTAQGLLTGYRRLGLWAGLDVPHGTGRAACEAMLGAGVLAKDTHGRTLRLAPPLTISPADLTEALTRTATALRTLT, from the coding sequence ATGACCGCCACGACCACGTCCGTCAGCCGGCTCGCGCGCAACTACGCGCCCCTGCCCGTCACGCTGGTCTCGGGCGAGGGTGCGTGGGTGACCGACGACGAGGGTCACCGGTACCTCGACCTGCTCGCGGGCTACTCCGCGCTCAACTTCGGCCACCGGCACCCCGCGCTCGTCGCCGCCGCGCACGCGCAGCTCGACCGGCTCACGCTCACGAGCCGCGCGTTCGACCACGACCTGCTGCCGCGGTTCGCGGACGCGCTCGCCGCGCTCGTCGGGCCCCTGCTGGCACCCGGTCCGCTGGGCGGCGACCCGCTCGTCCTGCCCATGAACACCGGCGCCGAGGCCGTCGAGACCGCCGTCAAGGCCGCGCGCAAGTGGGGCTACGAGACGCGCGGCATCGCGCCGGACCGCGCGACGATCGTCGTCGCCGCCGGGAACTTCCACGGCCGCACGACGACGATCGTGTCGTTCTCCGACGACCCCGACGCCCGCACCGGCTTCGGACCCTTCACCCCCGGCTTCCGGACCGTGCCGTTCGGCGACGCCGCCGCGCTGCGGGACGCGCTCGACGAGACCGTCGTCGCCGTGCTGCTCGAGCCCGTGCAGGGCGAGCACGGGGTCGTCGTGCCGCCCGACGGGTACCTGCCCGCCGTGCGCGCCGCGTGCGACGAGGCCGGCGTGCTGCTCGTCGCCGACGAGATCCAGTCCGGGCTCGGCCGCACCGGTCGCACGCTCGCGTGCGAGACGTGGGGCGTGCGGCCCGACCTCGTGACGCTCGGCAAGGCGCTCGGCGGCGGGATCCTCCCCGTGTCGGCCGTCGTCGGGCGGTCCGACGTGCTCGGCGTGCTGACCCCCGGCACGCACGGCTCGACGTTCGGCGGCAACCCGCTCGCGTGCGCGGTCGCGCTCGCCGTGATCGACCTGCTGACGCCCGGCGACGTGCAGGCCGCGGCGAGCGCCCGCGGGCTCGAGCTGGGCGCCGCGCTCGACGCCATGACCGCGCAGGGGCTGCTCACCGGCTACCGGCGCCTCGGGCTGTGGGCCGGTCTGGACGTGCCGCACGGCACCGGCCGGGCCGCGTGCGAGGCGATGCTGGGTGCGGGCGTGCTGGCCAAGGACACGCACGGCCGCACGCTGCGTCTGGCGCCGCCGCTGACCATCAGCCCCGCGGACCTCACCGAGGCCCTCACGCGCACCGCCACGGCCCTGCGCACCCTGACGTGA
- the ddaH gene encoding dimethylargininase, giving the protein MTATARRAPGRTDRHYLMCEPVHYTVSYEINPWMDKTRYTDVELALRQWRTLRDTYLDLGHTVELIDPLPGLPDMVYAANGATVVGGVVYSAKFRYPERQPEGPAYQKWFADRGYVTHTAAQINEGEGDILVVGDLVLAGTGFRTDRAAHAEAQELFGRPVISLELVDPHYYHLDTALAVISSDPASPQVAYYPPAFSAGSRAVLDQLFPDAIHATASDAAALGLNAVSDGENVVVAPGARDLAAALRERGYTPIPVDTSELLKGGGGAKCCTLEIRA; this is encoded by the coding sequence ATGACCGCCACCGCCCGACGAGCCCCCGGCCGTACCGACCGCCACTACCTGATGTGCGAGCCCGTGCACTACACGGTCTCCTACGAGATCAACCCGTGGATGGACAAGACCCGGTACACCGACGTGGAGCTCGCGCTGCGGCAGTGGCGCACGCTGCGGGACACGTACCTCGACCTCGGGCACACGGTCGAGCTCATCGACCCCCTGCCCGGCCTGCCGGACATGGTCTACGCGGCGAACGGCGCGACCGTCGTCGGCGGCGTCGTGTACTCCGCGAAGTTCCGGTACCCCGAGCGCCAGCCCGAGGGCCCCGCCTACCAGAAGTGGTTCGCGGACCGCGGCTACGTCACGCACACCGCCGCGCAGATCAACGAGGGCGAGGGCGACATCCTCGTCGTCGGCGACCTGGTCCTCGCCGGCACCGGGTTCCGCACCGACCGCGCCGCGCACGCCGAGGCGCAGGAGCTGTTCGGCCGCCCGGTCATCAGCCTCGAGCTCGTCGACCCGCACTACTACCACCTCGACACCGCGCTCGCCGTGATCTCGTCGGACCCCGCGTCCCCGCAGGTCGCGTACTACCCGCCCGCGTTCTCCGCGGGCAGCCGCGCGGTGCTCGACCAGCTGTTCCCCGACGCGATCCACGCGACCGCGTCCGACGCCGCCGCGCTCGGCCTCAACGCCGTGTCCGACGGCGAGAACGTGGTCGTCGCCCCCGGGGCGCGCGACCTGGCCGCCGCGCTGCGCGAGCGCGGCTACACCCCGATCCCCGTCGACACGAGCGAGCTGCTCAAGGGCGGCGGCGGGGCCAAGTGCTGCACCCTCGAGATCCGCGCCTGA
- a CDS encoding SRPBCC family protein has protein sequence MTSDQAWDLLVDARHHARWIPWTTVSTDGPPAVGGRVEARTARVLVDRMTITRLDPPDGDRAGVAVFAKRGPLLLGRALIAVRADGDESHVLWLEDVHLAGPLPRALTRAALRPVLAGTAALALRAVRRELRAGTPARA, from the coding sequence GTGACCTCCGACCAGGCGTGGGACCTGCTGGTCGACGCGCGCCACCACGCGCGGTGGATCCCGTGGACGACGGTGTCCACCGACGGCCCGCCCGCGGTCGGTGGGCGCGTCGAGGCGAGGACCGCACGGGTGCTGGTGGACCGCATGACGATCACGCGCCTCGACCCGCCGGACGGGGACCGCGCGGGGGTCGCGGTGTTCGCCAAGCGCGGACCGTTGCTGCTGGGGCGTGCGCTGATCGCGGTGCGTGCCGACGGCGACGAGTCGCACGTGCTGTGGCTCGAGGACGTCCACCTCGCCGGTCCGCTGCCGCGGGCGCTCACGCGCGCGGCGCTGCGACCCGTGCTCGCGGGGACGGCTGCGCTCGCCCTGCGCGCGGTGCGCCGCGAGCTACGCGCAGGCACCCCGGCCCGCGCGTAG
- a CDS encoding aldo/keto reductase, translating to METRALGRTGRQVGVVGLGCWQLGADWGEVDQDTALEVLAAAVDAGVTFLDTADVYGDGRSERLVGEFVASRGGAASGLTVATKMGRRANPHVADAYSLDAFRAWNDRSRENLGVDTLDLVQLHCPPTEVYSREATWDALDTLVDEGRIAAYGVSVETVDEALTAIARPHVASVQIILNAFRRKPLERVLPAAAEAGVGIIARVPLASGLLSGRYDATTTFAENDHRSFNRHGEAFDVGETFSGVPYDVGVEAAREVAALTPDGATTAQLALRWIIDQPGVSVVIPGARNPEQARGNAGAAGLAPLTPELQERFAAIYDERIRAHVHDRW from the coding sequence ATGGAGACGCGCGCGCTGGGGCGGACGGGACGACAGGTCGGGGTCGTGGGGCTGGGCTGCTGGCAGCTCGGTGCGGACTGGGGCGAGGTCGACCAGGACACCGCGCTCGAGGTCCTCGCCGCCGCGGTCGACGCGGGCGTCACGTTCCTCGACACCGCGGACGTCTACGGCGACGGCCGCTCCGAGCGGCTGGTGGGCGAGTTCGTCGCGTCGCGCGGCGGGGCCGCCTCCGGGCTGACGGTCGCGACGAAGATGGGCCGCCGGGCGAACCCGCACGTGGCCGACGCGTACAGCCTGGACGCGTTCCGTGCGTGGAACGACCGCTCGCGCGAGAACCTCGGCGTCGACACGCTCGACCTGGTCCAGCTGCACTGCCCGCCCACCGAGGTCTACTCGCGCGAGGCCACGTGGGACGCGCTCGACACGCTCGTCGACGAGGGCCGGATCGCCGCGTACGGCGTCTCCGTCGAGACCGTCGACGAGGCGCTCACCGCGATCGCCCGCCCGCACGTCGCCTCGGTGCAGATCATCCTCAACGCGTTCCGACGCAAGCCCCTGGAGCGCGTGCTGCCCGCCGCGGCCGAGGCCGGTGTCGGGATCATCGCGCGCGTGCCTCTCGCGTCCGGCCTGCTGTCGGGCCGGTACGACGCGACGACGACGTTCGCCGAGAACGACCACCGCAGCTTCAACCGCCACGGCGAGGCGTTCGACGTCGGCGAGACGTTCTCCGGCGTGCCGTACGACGTCGGCGTCGAGGCCGCGCGCGAGGTCGCGGCGCTCACGCCCGACGGCGCGACGACCGCGCAGCTCGCGCTGCGCTGGATCATCGACCAGCCGGGGGTCTCCGTGGTGATCCCCGGCGCGCGCAACCCCGAGCAGGCGCGCGGCAACGCGGGCGCAGCGGGGCTCGCGCCGCTCACGCCGGAGCTGCAGGAGCGATTCGCCGCGATCTACGACGAGCGCATCCGCGCGCACGTGCACGACCGCTGGTGA
- a CDS encoding OsmC family protein → MTSQTPAPDAVAASPAHVPAPIPSREPANAGGTRLWVERTGTRRYVGRSSRGASVEIGDIAYEGAFTPGELMKIALAGCSGLSSDAALARRLGDDVPVTIEVEGLADEAEDRYPALTERLVVDLSSLDPAARERLLTVVHRAIDQHCTVGRTLQAGATVDLTVVGER, encoded by the coding sequence ATGACGAGCCAGACGCCGGCCCCCGACGCAGTCGCTGCCTCCCCCGCGCACGTCCCCGCGCCGATCCCCTCCCGCGAACCCGCCAACGCGGGCGGCACCCGCCTGTGGGTCGAGCGCACGGGCACGCGCCGGTACGTGGGACGCAGCTCGCGCGGCGCGAGCGTCGAGATCGGGGACATCGCCTACGAGGGTGCGTTCACGCCCGGCGAGCTCATGAAGATCGCGCTCGCGGGCTGCTCGGGCCTCTCGTCGGACGCCGCGCTCGCGCGACGCCTGGGCGACGACGTGCCCGTGACGATCGAGGTCGAGGGTCTCGCCGACGAGGCCGAGGACCGCTACCCGGCGCTCACCGAGCGGCTCGTGGTCGACCTGTCCTCCCTCGACCCGGCGGCGCGCGAGCGCCTGCTGACGGTCGTGCACCGCGCGATCGACCAGCACTGCACCGTGGGCCGCACGCTCCAGGCGGGCGCGACCGTCGACCTAACCGTCGTCGGGGAGCGCTGA
- a CDS encoding septum formation family protein, with translation MRGSPVHVGVRVVRPVGLVRARSALRAGAAAALVVAVCAGCSLLDRDEEVDQVSVFDVAVGDCFRAPEDIEQELTELSRVDCAEPHEQELYALAVYDDEGATDFPGAEALKAFADGRCAQEFEDYVGVDYRDSTLFFTYLVPSPRSWDRDADRTTLCFITTTGEQLTASVAGSEW, from the coding sequence GTGAGGGGGTCGCCGGTGCACGTCGGGGTGCGGGTCGTCAGGCCCGTCGGGCTCGTCAGGGCGCGGTCGGCGCTGCGTGCCGGGGCTGCCGCGGCGCTCGTCGTCGCCGTCTGCGCGGGGTGCTCGCTGCTCGACCGCGACGAGGAGGTCGACCAGGTCTCGGTGTTCGACGTCGCCGTGGGGGACTGCTTCCGCGCGCCGGAGGACATCGAGCAGGAGCTGACCGAGCTGTCCCGCGTCGACTGCGCCGAGCCGCACGAGCAGGAGCTGTACGCGCTCGCGGTGTACGACGACGAGGGGGCGACCGACTTCCCGGGGGCGGAGGCCCTCAAGGCCTTCGCGGACGGGCGCTGCGCGCAGGAGTTCGAGGACTACGTCGGCGTGGACTACCGCGACTCGACGCTGTTCTTCACGTACCTGGTGCCGTCGCCGCGCAGCTGGGACCGGGACGCGGACCGCACGACGCTGTGCTTCATCACGACGACGGGCGAGCAGCTCACGGCGTCCGTGGCCGGGAGCGAGTGGTGA
- a CDS encoding DUF4280 domain-containing protein produces MSRPAVAATAMMMCSFGAAPASLIVLPTSRVLVEGKPAATIVDATPLVNIPTFGMCTSLANPTVAAATASALGVLTPMPCVPATTPWVNGATTTVIGGQPALVLGAQCQCAWGGVIQVLNPSSTRTLES; encoded by the coding sequence ATGAGCAGACCGGCGGTCGCGGCGACGGCCATGATGATGTGCAGCTTCGGGGCGGCGCCCGCGTCGCTGATCGTGCTGCCGACGTCGCGCGTGCTCGTCGAGGGCAAGCCCGCGGCGACGATCGTCGACGCGACCCCGCTGGTGAACATCCCGACGTTCGGCATGTGCACGTCGCTCGCGAACCCGACGGTCGCGGCGGCGACCGCGTCCGCGCTCGGGGTCCTCACGCCCATGCCGTGCGTGCCCGCGACGACCCCGTGGGTCAACGGCGCGACGACCACGGTGATCGGCGGCCAGCCCGCCCTGGTGCTCGGCGCCCAGTGCCAGTGCGCGTGGGGCGGCGTGATCCAGGTCCTCAACCCGAGCAGCACCCGCACGCTCGAGTCCTGA
- a CDS encoding ATP-binding protein, with the protein MTTTTAAARVRDALGPAVARREALVPPETAALLRSALDVITGDAHALAGADAALDEVVGLFGLDDAAAGALAVAQLAEVHPSGHLLAGLLSGAAGAGRPTVALALELTGAHLGSVAARALVDPAGPLCRTGLLELAGDDPLPARTLRLPPRVAARLVGAVHPPEHLARLLVAPVPCDSPAAAAVAAALRAGEPLVWVHAPLGTAGTAEAVGACRTLDVAVLVADLERLPTAPDAPLDADLVRRTLRDLALEAGMTGSVLVVAGAHVAGPHVVELDRAVMPVVAVGRTAWDARWAATLPAAVTATRLTTAARAEHWDHVLGDGVATRDVLALRLAPEQIDAVARRALADAELAGDPAPEPATLLAAARRLSTSTVSRTSTGSGASLDDLVLPPRTRREVERLVAWVRDRDDVLALGDLHGKGGKGTGITALFSGSPGTGKTLAAHVVADSLGADLYEVDLAAVVDKYIGETEKNLERVFAHAESLGAVLFFDEADALFGARSAVTDARDRYANQEVSYLLQRMEASEAVTILATNLRGNLDPAFARRLHFTVHFPDPDETTRAHLWKHHLAQLPTTDPADPVDVELLARALELAGGDIRNIVLAAAYDAVAEHRPVGMRDVRLAATREAAKLGRRISHPDWPTHP; encoded by the coding sequence ATGACGACGACGACGGCGGCGGCGCGCGTGCGGGACGCGCTCGGCCCCGCCGTCGCGCGCCGCGAGGCGCTCGTGCCACCCGAGACGGCCGCGCTGCTGCGCTCCGCGCTCGACGTGATCACCGGCGACGCGCACGCCCTCGCGGGGGCCGACGCGGCGCTCGACGAGGTGGTCGGCCTGTTCGGCCTCGACGACGCCGCCGCCGGGGCCCTCGCGGTCGCCCAGCTCGCCGAGGTCCACCCGTCCGGCCACCTGCTCGCCGGGCTGCTGTCCGGCGCCGCCGGCGCGGGACGGCCCACCGTCGCGCTCGCGCTCGAGCTCACCGGTGCGCATCTCGGCTCGGTCGCGGCGCGTGCCCTCGTCGACCCCGCAGGCCCGCTGTGCCGCACGGGCCTGCTCGAGCTCGCCGGCGACGACCCGCTGCCCGCCCGCACCCTGCGCCTGCCACCCCGGGTCGCCGCGCGGCTCGTCGGCGCGGTGCATCCGCCCGAGCACCTCGCCCGGCTCCTCGTCGCCCCCGTCCCGTGCGACAGCCCCGCCGCGGCCGCCGTCGCCGCGGCCCTGCGGGCGGGGGAACCCCTCGTGTGGGTGCACGCCCCGCTCGGCACCGCGGGCACCGCCGAGGCCGTCGGAGCGTGCCGCACGCTCGACGTCGCCGTGCTCGTCGCCGACCTCGAACGCCTCCCGACGGCCCCCGACGCGCCCCTCGACGCCGACCTCGTGCGCCGCACGCTGCGCGACCTCGCGCTCGAGGCGGGCATGACCGGGTCCGTGCTCGTCGTCGCCGGTGCGCACGTCGCCGGACCGCACGTCGTCGAGCTCGACCGCGCCGTCATGCCCGTCGTCGCCGTCGGCCGCACCGCGTGGGACGCGCGCTGGGCCGCGACCCTCCCCGCCGCCGTCACCGCGACCCGGCTCACCACCGCCGCCCGCGCCGAGCACTGGGACCACGTGCTCGGCGACGGCGTCGCGACCCGCGACGTCCTCGCGCTGCGCCTCGCACCCGAGCAGATCGACGCCGTCGCCCGGCGTGCGCTCGCCGACGCCGAGCTCGCCGGGGACCCCGCGCCCGAGCCGGCCACGCTGCTGGCGGCCGCCCGCCGCCTGTCCACGAGCACCGTGTCCCGCACGTCCACCGGCTCGGGCGCGTCGCTCGACGACCTCGTCCTGCCCCCGCGCACCCGCCGCGAGGTCGAGCGCCTCGTCGCCTGGGTACGGGACCGCGACGACGTGCTCGCGCTCGGCGACCTGCACGGCAAGGGCGGCAAGGGCACCGGCATCACGGCGCTGTTCTCCGGCAGCCCCGGCACCGGCAAGACGCTCGCCGCCCACGTCGTCGCCGACTCCCTGGGCGCCGACCTGTACGAGGTGGACCTCGCCGCCGTCGTCGACAAGTACATCGGCGAGACCGAGAAGAACCTCGAACGCGTCTTCGCGCACGCCGAGTCCCTCGGTGCGGTGCTGTTCTTCGACGAGGCCGACGCGCTGTTCGGCGCGCGCTCCGCCGTCACCGACGCGCGCGACCGGTACGCCAACCAGGAGGTCTCCTACCTGCTGCAACGCATGGAGGCGTCCGAGGCCGTGACCATCCTCGCGACCAACCTGCGCGGCAACCTCGACCCCGCGTTCGCCCGCCGCCTGCACTTCACGGTCCACTTCCCCGACCCCGACGAGACCACGCGCGCCCACCTGTGGAAGCACCACCTCGCCCAGCTGCCCACGACGGACCCCGCCGACCCCGTCGACGTGGAGCTCCTCGCCCGCGCCCTCGAGCTCGCGGGCGGCGACATCCGCAACATCGTCCTCGCCGCCGCCTACGACGCGGTCGCCGAGCACCGCCCCGTCGGCATGCGCGACGTCCGCCTCGCCGCCACCCGCGAGGCGGCAAAGCTCGGCCGCCGCATCTCCCACCCCGACTGGCCCACCCACCCCTGA
- a CDS encoding DUF4255 domain-containing protein has product MLIPVVEDGLERLLRDTLPLPEDAGDVSFDPPSSAWSAQVNRLTVNLFLYQVGRSAQPSRGPQARPGAGGVVERRFALPMVDLAYLVSAWAGSPRDEHSLLGDVLTRLLAYQVLPSEHLARPPSSPVQLSLVTDERNRPRELWSTLGGALKASFTLTVTVAADAYDWEEAAPLVTQVVPATSRWGAP; this is encoded by the coding sequence GTGCTGATCCCGGTCGTCGAGGACGGGCTCGAGCGGCTCCTGCGCGACACCCTGCCGCTGCCCGAGGACGCGGGGGACGTGTCCTTCGACCCGCCGTCGAGCGCATGGTCGGCGCAGGTCAACCGGCTCACCGTGAACCTGTTCCTGTACCAGGTGGGGCGCTCGGCGCAGCCGTCGCGCGGCCCGCAGGCGCGGCCGGGTGCGGGCGGGGTGGTCGAGCGGCGGTTCGCGCTGCCGATGGTCGACCTTGCGTACCTGGTGAGCGCGTGGGCGGGCTCGCCGCGCGACGAGCACTCGCTGCTGGGGGACGTGCTCACGCGGCTGCTCGCGTACCAGGTCCTGCCGTCCGAGCACCTGGCGCGGCCGCCGTCGTCGCCCGTGCAGCTCTCGCTCGTGACCGACGAGCGCAACCGGCCGCGTGAGCTGTGGTCGACGCTCGGCGGTGCGCTCAAGGCGTCGTTCACGCTCACCGTCACGGTCGCCGCGGACGCGTACGACTGGGAGGAAGCGGCCCCGCTGGTCACGCAGGTGGTCCCGGCGACGTCCCGGTGGGGCGCGCCATGA
- a CDS encoding carboxypeptidase-like regulatory domain-containing protein has product MRVSSTVERLDVAPGGTGVVPLEVVNTSEVIESLSVRALGVPEASVRVEPDALALFPDAAGEVRLTVGLPGSFPAGTYPVTFVVAGRAPGAREAFHDVDLVVPPNPHVRLDATPTLVRSRSRGAFTLEVRNDGNTPLDVALRAQDADRTVRTTITPSTLAVPAGSVGTATALVKGPRQLLGGDRDRPVTVHAEAPGTQSRVDLVLKQRPTISRGLLTALILLAIVLAWALAFLLGTREVLGAEPYAKVAPASFFAATHEESRTGDEQAAAAAGGGGGAVRPAGAVSKKGPVPAGVGATLTGTVRGQADGQGLGRITVVVVREGRDGPEPVASAATKADGTYAITGLFPGEYVVRVRADGYDAARYPASASGTGADHVEAAAGQVTKGVDLTLTGHPATLSGTVEVGEETPGTEVTVTARPTWGGADAALVRETTADPEGGYTLTDLAAPGTYELTFTAEGYQPTTTTERVLGGQERFALAVRLGAGTGSIAGTVTDGSAGVGGVQVSTSVDGKELVVGTPTVGSVGSFVLPNLPTPATYVLTFTRGGFTTRTLAVDLRPGEVRADLSVVLTGGEGTVTGRAVDEDGAGLGGVTVTAGGAGATASTTTLTSGDVGAFTLTGLGSDKPVTLTFAREGFTSVTVPVTIPASGPAAPVAVTLRPAVGTVVGRVTRDGTGLVGVTVNATDGEVTRTTTTTATGRHRSGSYVLSGLPPATYTVTVVVDDEVVATSIVTVTGGEVRRDLPVEG; this is encoded by the coding sequence ATGAGGGTCTCGAGCACGGTCGAGCGGCTCGACGTCGCGCCCGGCGGCACGGGCGTCGTCCCGCTCGAGGTGGTGAACACCTCCGAGGTCATCGAGTCGCTGTCGGTGCGTGCGTTGGGCGTGCCCGAGGCGAGCGTGCGCGTCGAGCCGGACGCGCTCGCGCTGTTCCCGGACGCGGCGGGCGAGGTCCGGCTCACGGTGGGGCTGCCCGGGTCGTTCCCGGCGGGGACGTACCCGGTGACGTTCGTCGTCGCCGGGCGGGCGCCCGGTGCGCGCGAGGCGTTCCACGACGTCGACCTCGTCGTGCCCCCGAACCCGCACGTGCGCCTCGACGCGACGCCGACGCTCGTGCGCAGCCGCAGCCGCGGCGCGTTCACGCTCGAGGTCCGCAACGACGGCAACACCCCGCTCGACGTGGCCCTGCGCGCGCAGGACGCGGACCGCACGGTCCGCACGACGATCACGCCGTCGACGCTCGCGGTGCCCGCCGGGTCGGTCGGCACGGCGACGGCCCTGGTCAAGGGGCCGCGGCAGCTGCTCGGCGGGGACCGGGACCGGCCCGTGACGGTGCACGCCGAGGCGCCGGGCACGCAGTCGCGCGTCGACCTGGTGCTCAAGCAGCGGCCCACGATCAGCCGCGGGCTGCTGACCGCGCTGATCCTGCTCGCGATCGTCCTCGCGTGGGCGCTGGCGTTCCTGCTCGGCACGCGCGAGGTGCTGGGCGCCGAGCCGTACGCGAAGGTCGCGCCCGCGTCGTTCTTCGCGGCGACGCACGAGGAGTCCCGCACGGGCGACGAGCAGGCCGCCGCGGCGGCCGGTGGCGGCGGGGGAGCCGTCCGCCCGGCGGGTGCGGTGTCCAAGAAGGGACCGGTCCCCGCGGGCGTCGGCGCGACGCTCACCGGGACGGTGCGGGGGCAGGCGGACGGCCAGGGCCTGGGCCGGATCACGGTCGTCGTCGTGCGCGAGGGCCGCGACGGGCCGGAGCCGGTGGCGTCCGCGGCCACGAAGGCCGACGGGACGTACGCGATCACGGGGCTGTTCCCGGGCGAGTACGTGGTGCGCGTGCGGGCCGACGGGTACGACGCGGCCCGGTACCCGGCGTCCGCGTCCGGCACGGGCGCCGACCACGTCGAGGCGGCCGCCGGCCAGGTCACCAAGGGCGTGGACCTCACGCTCACGGGGCACCCCGCGACGTTGTCGGGCACGGTCGAGGTGGGTGAGGAGACTCCCGGCACCGAGGTGACGGTCACCGCCCGGCCCACGTGGGGCGGGGCCGACGCGGCGCTCGTGCGCGAGACGACCGCGGACCCCGAGGGCGGGTACACGTTGACCGACCTGGCGGCGCCGGGCACGTACGAGCTCACGTTCACCGCCGAGGGCTACCAGCCGACCACGACGACCGAGCGCGTGCTCGGCGGCCAGGAGCGGTTCGCGCTCGCCGTGCGGCTCGGCGCCGGGACCGGCTCGATCGCGGGGACGGTGACCGACGGCTCGGCGGGCGTGGGCGGCGTACAGGTCAGCACGTCCGTGGACGGCAAGGAGCTCGTCGTGGGCACGCCCACGGTCGGGTCGGTCGGGAGCTTCGTGCTGCCGAACCTGCCGACGCCCGCGACGTACGTGCTGACGTTCACGCGCGGCGGCTTCACCACGCGCACCCTCGCCGTGGACCTGCGTCCGGGCGAGGTGCGCGCGGACCTGTCGGTCGTGCTCACCGGCGGCGAGGGGACGGTCACGGGCCGCGCGGTCGACGAGGACGGCGCGGGCCTGGGCGGGGTCACGGTGACCGCGGGCGGCGCGGGCGCCACCGCGAGCACGACGACCCTCACGTCGGGTGACGTCGGGGCGTTCACGCTCACGGGGCTGGGGTCCGACAAGCCGGTGACGCTCACGTTCGCGCGCGAGGGGTTCACCTCGGTCACGGTCCCCGTGACGATCCCCGCGAGCGGTCCCGCGGCCCCGGTCGCGGTGACGCTGCGCCCCGCGGTCGGGACGGTCGTCGGACGCGTCACACGGGACGGGACCGGGCTGGTCGGCGTGACCGTGAACGCGACGGACGGCGAGGTCACACGGACCACCACGACGACCGCGACGGGCCGGCACCGGTCGGGGTCGTACGTGCTGAGCGGGCTGCCGCCGGCCACCTACACGGTGACGGTCGTGGTCGACGACGAGGTGGTCGCCACCTCGATCGTCACCGTCACGGGCGGCGAGGTCCGGCGCGACCTGCCGGTGGAGGGCTGA